One Tachysurus fulvidraco isolate hzauxx_2018 chromosome 2, HZAU_PFXX_2.0, whole genome shotgun sequence DNA segment encodes these proteins:
- the cd82a gene encoding CD82 molecule a: protein MGKGCISATKYFLFLFNLLFFIFGALIMGFGLWILLDSQSFIAVLQDSSTELKVGTYIVIGVGAFTMLMGFLGCVGAIYEIRCLLGLYFTLLLVILIAQVVAAVLIYFQQEELRTKTSDIVTKIVAKYQGQNKTAEHSWDYIQRTMNCCGWTGSSDWEKNPVIANSSRTLYPCSCRNTSIAGETTDRDRGFCETKSEEWLAITYDTGCMYNVESWLFTNYGVILGICLGVAVIELLAMILSMGLCRSIHHEDYTKVPKY, encoded by the exons ATGGGCAAAGGTTGCATCTCGGCCACCAAGTACTTTCTGTTCCTCTTCAACCTCCTGTTCTTC atcTTTGGAGCCCTGATTATGGGTTTTGGACTCTGGATCCTCCTGGACAGTCAGAGCTTTATTGCAGTCTTGC AGGACTCATCTACAGAACTGAAGGTGGGCACCTACATCGTGATTGGCGTCGGTGCCTTCACCATGCTGATGGGATTCCTGGGTTGTGTGGGAGCCATCTATGAGATCCGCTGTCTGCTTGGACTg TACTTCACTCTCCTGCTCGTCATCCTCATCGCTCAGGTGGTTGCTGCCGTCCTCATCTATTTCCAGCAAGAAGAG CTGAGAACGAAAACGTCGGACATCGTGACTAAAATTGTGGCGAAATACCAGGGACAGAACAAGACGGCAGAACACAGCTGGGACTACATTCAGAGGACC atgaaCTGCTGTGGCTGGACAGGCTCCTCAGACTGGGAGAAAAATCCTGTGATCGCTAACAGCTCTCGGACGTTGTACCCCTGCTCCTGTCGCAACACCTCCATTGCAGGAGAAACCACCGACAGAGACCGAGGCTTCTGTGAGACTAAATCTGAAGAATGGCTTGCCATAACTTACGATACg GGCTGCATGTACAATGTGGAGAGCTGGCTCTTCACCAACTATGGAGTCATCCTAGGAATCTGCCTCGGAGTGGCTGTTATTGAG CTGCTCGCCATGATCCTGTCCATGGGCCTGTGTAGGAGCATACACCATGAAGATTACACCAAAGTGCCAAAGTAttaa